From one Mytilus edulis chromosome 1, xbMytEdul2.2, whole genome shotgun sequence genomic stretch:
- the LOC139495895 gene encoding uncharacterized protein: protein MDTKMKAVRAGHKGAVTKLLKKFEEIQQSSEADYEEISTLLEVVTQKKRTLENINEKILEQTSDEDVAVEIQESDEYMFNLEYKLRQITKLSKSVQNQSITANEPISLNWNPHADSFIQSVPSTFISQPSTSANQQYTHSSNSRSSSSANSEYHKLPKFTLPIFTGDILDWQSFWDSYETAIHTNPTLRDAQKFNYLKSLLQSEALQTIAGFSMTNTNYDKAISLLQERYGQTHKIVKTYMQALLDLHAPINTITSLRNYYDKTETYVRGLESLGQTDDTYGSLLVPVILNKLPAEIRQHLAREHRSTNWTLHDLRKALLEELNIIEAGKLPEKVESPLATATFLTNAKSRTKSSFNKNERSYSDKKINTKQCAFCHEIGHTPVNCTKVTTANARMNIVKSERLCFNCLGHHTLADCKSKSNCRNCNKRHHTSMCSKDEKSEESSKPPANETETTVLHSSLTQRTTNVQLKTAVATVSSRKQSTEANILLDEGAQRSFITETLAEKLDLVSSGNEVVHLSGFGEQNIQVRHMKSATVYSNR, encoded by the coding sequence ATGGATACGAAGATGAAAGCCGTCCGAGCGGGACACAAAGGTGCAGTAACGAAACTCCTGAagaaatttgaagaaattcaACAAAGTTCCGAAGCGGATTAtgaggaaatttcaacattattAGAAGTAGTCACTCAGAAGAAAAGAACTTTAGAGAACATCAACGAGAAGATCTTGGAGCAAACTTCGGATGAAGATGTAGCAGTGGAAATACAGGAATCAGATGAGTACATGTTTAACTTAGAATATAAATTACGGCAAATTACAAAATTGTCAAAGTCAGTTCAAAATCAGAGTATAACCGCAAATGAACCAATTTCATTGAATTGGAACCCTCATGCCGATAGTTTTATACAATCAGTTCCATCTACATTTATTAGTCAACCTTCAACATCAGCAAACCAACAATATACGCATAGCTCAAATTCACGCTCATCGTCTAGCGCAAACAGCGAGTATCACAAGCTACCAAAGTTCACCTTACCTATATTTACCGGAGATATACTAGACTGGCAATCGTTTTGGGACTCCTATGAAACCGCGATCCACACTAATCCTACACTGCGTGATGCACAAAAATTCAACTACCTAAAGTCCCTTCTACAAAGCGAAGCGTTACAAACTATAGCAGGTTTTTCCATGACGAACACAAATTACGACAAAGCAATTTCATTACTCCAGGAAAGATACGGGCAAACTCATAAAATCGTCAAAACCTACATGCAGGCCTTACTTGATTTACATGCTCCAATTAATACAATTACTAGTCTCCGTAACTACTATGATAAGACAGAAACGTATGTAAGAGGTCTCGAGTCACTCGGACAGACAGACGATACGTATGGATCACTACTAGTCCCTGTAATTCTAAATAAATTACCCGCAGAGATACGTCAACATTTAGCACGAGAACACAGATCCACAAACTGGACCCTACATGATTTACGCAAAGCGCTTCTCGAAGAACTTAATATTATTGAAGCCGGTAAATTACCGGAAAAAGTAGAAAGCCCACTCGCTACCGCTACATTCTTGACCAACGCAAAATCACGTACAAAATCATCATTCAACAAGAACGAAAGGTCGTATTCGgataaaaagataaacacaaagcAATGCGCATTTTGTCACGAAATTGGACACACACCCGTCAACTGCACTAAAGTCACAACCGCTAACGCGCGGATGAATATAGTCAAGAGTGAACGATTGTGTTTCAACTGCCTAGGTCACCACACACTAGCTGATTGTAAATCAAAAAGTAACTGCCGAAATTGTAACAAACGTCATCACACTAGCATGTGTAGTAAAGATGAGAAATCTGAGGAATCGAGCAAACCGCCAGCCAATGAAACCGAAACTACGGTATTACATTCGTCCTTAACACAAAGAACTACAAATGTACAGTTAAAGACAGCCGTTGCTACTGTTAGTTCGAGAAAACAAAGTACAGAAGCCAATATTTTGTTAGATGAAGGTGCGCAGAGGTCCTTCATAACAGAGACACTTGCAGAGAAGTTGGATTTAGTTTCAAGCGGAAACGAAGTAGTGCACCTTTCCGGTTTCGGagaacaaaatatacaagtaagacATATGAAATCGGCAACAGTATATTCAAACAGATGA
- the LOC139497647 gene encoding uncharacterized protein: MTLLEVKDQPPFLNVGLDIEDRDVTRFFWLSKPKDPNSDLITYRFKSVLFGATCSPFILNAVLSKHLNNHSFDFTEKLTRDLYVDNIISSFESEEELLKYFKLVRSLFADGGFNLRSWASNSQLLQVLARTENVMDKDQLIKILGLRWDTTSDTLGFVTPNLDISELITKREVLRQSSRIYDPLGILSPITVRSKMLMQNIWEKNFNWDELLPDSTITEWMNIRKDIQEATKTVVPRHYFDESSDTNNDNVIHVFTDSSMKAYGACAYIVANGKSSLIMAKNRVAPLKQLTIPRLELMAAVIGSRLLAHIRNTLQITRAVLWSDSQIVLTWLSSKKTLKPFISNRVKEITKLTEELTWRYCPSESNPADVLSRGITIDKFKDNRLWMHGPDWLTEEDNWPEWHTDEAIILSTIAQQEVVVDTVQATQNKFTMHMIQGIGNVIDLNKFNSFKKLLRITAYLRRFITNCRTRAIQTGLSSTVTLLRQTYWIPSIRQVIKSIIHKCVICQKVTGRPYLAPDPPPLPKDRLTEAPPFTVTGVDFTGALNVKTTDGLTSKKKLNNFGTTWKFIPKRAPWYGGFWERLIGLTKNCIKKVLGRSLIQIELLRTIVTEVEAILNDRPLKYVSSDPLDEPLTPSHLLYGRRITSLPYPTNQELEHSQNDMTHKSTNKLFKMKTQIIQSFWYKWKHEYLTALREYHRNTGNNKQLVSIGDVVQIYDDSPRIKWTLAVVEKLNVGGDGLARSAVIRTKNGLTSRPITKLYPLEVSLNSDNDNSDCATKTCRKARMVAMEKIKK; the protein is encoded by the exons ATGACATTATTAGAGGTGAAGGACCAACCGCCGTTTCTAAATGTTGGACTGGACATTGAGGACCGGGACgtaactaggtttttctggttgAGTAAACCAAAAGACCCAAACAGCGATTTAATAACATACAGATTCAAGTCCGTACTATTTGGAGCCACATGCTCGCCATTTATATTGAACGCCGTACTATCAAAGCACTTAAATAACCATTCATTTGATTTCACGGAAAAACTTACGAGAGATTTATATGTAGATAACATTATATCAAGCTTTGAATCAGAAGAAGAACTGTTGAAATACTTTAAACTCGTTCGTAGTTTATTTGCAGATGGAGGATTTAATTTGCGCTCATGGGCCTCGAACAGTCAACTATTACAAGTATTAGCAAGAACCGAAAACGTTATGGACAAAGATCAACTAATTAAAATCTTAGGATTACGATGGGATACAACCAGTGACACATTAGGATTCGTTACGCCTAATCTGGATATATCAGAACTAATAACAAAACGCGAAGTACTAAGACAATCATCAAGGATTTATGACCCGCTAGGAATATTAAGCCCTATAACCGTCCGCAGTAAAATGTTAATGCAAAACATATGGGAGAAAAACTTCAACTGGGACGAATTACTACCTGACTCAACGATCACAGAATGGATGAATATCAGAAAGGATATACAGGAAGCCACAAAGACAGTTGTACCCCGACATTACTTTGATGAAAGTTCAGACACAAACAACGACAACGTTATACATGTATTCACGGACTCTAGTATGAAAGCCTACGGCGCATGCGCGTACATTGTCGCAAACGGAAAAAGTTCTTTAATAATGGCAAAGAACAGAGTAGCACCTCTGAAACAACTGACAATACCCAGATTAGAATTGATGGCTGCCGTAATTGGAAGCAGACTTTTAGCACACATTAGGAACACTTTGCAGATAACCCGTGCAGTTTTATGGAGTGATAGCCAGATAGTTTTGACCTGGTTAAGTTCAAAGAAAACTTTAAAACCATTTATTTCAAACCGCGTTAAAGAAATTACAAAGCTAACAGAAGAGTTGACTTGGCGATACTGTCCAAGTGAGTCAAATCCGGCTGATGTACTGTCAAGAGGGATAACCATAGACAAGTTCAAAGACAACAGACTTTGGATGCATGGCCCAGATTGGCTCACAGAAGAAGATAATTGGCCAGAATGGCACACAGATGAAGCAATAATTTTATCCACTATTGCACAGCAAGAAGTCGTAGTAGATACCGTACAAGCTACACAGAACAAATTTACTATGCACATGATACAAGGGATCGGAAATGTCATCgatttgaataaattcaactCATTCAAGAAACTTCTTCGAATTACCGCTTACTTGAGAAGATTTATTACAAACTGTAGAACACGAGCTATACAAACAG GATTATCGAGTACCGTAACATTACTACGCCAAACCTATTGGATACCATCGATACGACAAGTTATCAAGAGCATTATACATAAATGCGTGATCTGCCAGAAAGTTACTGGTCGACCGTATTTGGCTCCAGATCCACCTCCTTTACCTAAAGACCGACTAACAGAAGCACCCCCGTTTACAGTAACCGGGGTAGATTTTACTGGTGCCTTGAATGTTAAAACCACAGATGGACTTACCAGTAAA AAAAAACTAAATAACTTCGGCACTACATGGAAGTTTATACCAAAAAGAGCACCGTGGTATGGTGGCTTTTGGGAGAGGCTTATAGGACTAACGAAGAACTGTATCAAAAAGGTATTAGGACGTTCATTGATTCAGATTGAACTATTAAGAACCATTGTTACGGAAGTTGAAGCTATACTCAACGACAGACCTTTAAAATACGTATCATCCGACCCGTTAGATGAACCGCTCACCCCGTCCCACTTACTTTACGGACGTAGAATAACATCACTACCTTACCCTACGAATCAGGAATTGGAACATTCACAAAATGATATGACACATAAATCTACGAATAAACTGTTTAAGATGAAAACACAGATTATTCAAAGTTTTTGGTATAAATGGAAACATGAGTATTTAACAGCTCTTCGAGAATATCATCGCAATACAGGGAACAACAAACAGCTGGTCAGCATAGGAGACGTGGTACAAATCTATGATGATTCGCCGAGGATCAAATGGACACTAGCCGTTGTCGAAAAACTCAATGTAGGAGGAGACGGACTAGCAAGATCTGCCGTCATACGGACCAAAAATGGACTAACATCGCGTCCGATCACAAAACTATACCCACTTGAAGTTAGTTTGAATAGCGATAATGACAATTCAGACTGTGCAACTAAAACATGTCGCAAAGCTAGAATGGTTGCCATGGAGAAGATAAAAAAATGA